The proteins below come from a single Fusobacterium nucleatum genomic window:
- a CDS encoding tyrosine-type recombinase/integrase — protein sequence MEIKKIDEKDLVVSQRKKRNRDSKKTIFEIYKSEKTVKDYMFHLKDFLHFVYDGENDFSISEVIPLMQEIEKEDVEAYIVHLFEDRKLKKTSVNTILSALKSLYKELESNGLKNPVKYIKLFKVNRNIENILKVSIDDIRKIIGLYKIDSEKKYRNITILYTLFYTGMRSKELLTLQFKHYLKRENEYFFKLIETKSGKDVYKPIHKSLVKKLEEYKEYLMNMYSLDLKDLEEKYIFSTSVLDNSPLSYRSLNSIIQDMGKLIDKDISPHNIRHAIATELSLSGADILEIRDFLGHSDTKVTEVYINARSILEKKVLEKLPEINLDEG from the coding sequence ATGGAAATAAAAAAAATTGATGAAAAAGATTTGGTTGTCAGCCAAAGAAAAAAAAGAAATAGAGATAGTAAAAAAACTATATTTGAAATATATAAATCTGAAAAAACTGTTAAAGATTATATGTTTCATTTAAAAGATTTTCTTCATTTTGTATATGATGGAGAGAATGATTTTTCTATTTCTGAGGTAATTCCATTGATGCAAGAAATTGAAAAGGAAGATGTTGAAGCATATATTGTACATTTATTTGAAGATAGAAAATTAAAAAAGACTTCTGTAAATACTATTTTATCAGCATTAAAATCTTTATATAAAGAGCTTGAAAGCAATGGACTAAAAAATCCAGTTAAATATATAAAACTTTTTAAAGTGAATAGAAATATTGAAAATATTTTGAAAGTTTCTATTGATGATATAAGAAAAATTATCGGACTTTATAAAATAGATAGTGAAAAAAAATATAGAAATATTACAATATTATACACTCTTTTTTATACAGGAATGAGAAGTAAAGAACTTTTAACACTTCAATTTAAACACTATTTAAAAAGAGAAAATGAATATTTCTTTAAATTGATTGAAACTAAGAGCGGAAAAGATGTATATAAGCCTATACATAAATCATTAGTTAAAAAGCTAGAAGAATATAAAGAATATTTAATGAATATGTATTCATTGGATTTAAAAGATTTAGAAGAAAAATATATTTTCTCAACTTCTGTTTTAGATAACTCTCCTCTATCTTATCGTTCACTAAATTCAATTATACAAGATATGGGAAAATTGATAGATAAAGATATTAGTCCACATAATATAAGGCATGCAATAGCAACAGAACTTTCACTTAGTGGAGCAGATATATTAGAAATTAGGGATTTTTTAGGACATTCTGATACAAAAGTTACAGAAGTTTATATAAATGCTAGATCAATTTTAGAGAAAAAAGTTTTAGAAAAACTTCCTGAAATAAATTTAGATGAAGGATAA
- a CDS encoding DUF2335 domain-containing protein, whose protein sequence is MAKNSKQDNGNHKNNNIARIGITTIHSGPLPDPETLIKYNQVYPNLAKEIVEMAKKQSEHRQYLEREQVISETKLRLRGQLIGGCTIVVLIILGFILILNDKNIAGASAVIIALIGIIYSISYGKNKDK, encoded by the coding sequence ATGGCAAAGAATTCAAAACAAGATAATGGAAATCATAAAAATAATAATATTGCTAGAATTGGTATAACCACAATTCATTCTGGACCTCTTCCTGATCCAGAGACACTTATTAAATATAATCAAGTTTACCCTAATTTAGCAAAAGAAATTGTAGAAATGGCTAAGAAACAATCAGAACACCGTCAATATTTAGAAAGGGAACAAGTGATTAGTGAAACAAAATTAAGATTAAGAGGGCAATTAATTGGAGGTTGCACTATTGTTGTTTTAATAATTTTAGGTTTTATTTTAATTCTGAATGATAAAAATATTGCTGGTGCCTCTGCTGTTATAATAGCATTAATTGGAATAATTTATAGCATAAGCTATGGAAAAAATAAAGATAAATAA
- a CDS encoding LexA family protein, producing the protein MLDVGKMIKELRIKKNISQEDLANILSVNRATIANYESGRRALTIDKLEELLNALDTSLADFFNSNNLEKTEVKPQELKKIPILSDVSAGYGKEALEDATHWIKLPTSIARNATFGTFVAGDSMEPKINDGDLLLVQDTPQLDSGEIGVFLLNEKVYCKRFHYNPITKELVLKSLNTNYKPMYISRDDDFRIIGKVVGIYDYTV; encoded by the coding sequence ATGTTAGATGTTGGAAAAATGATAAAAGAATTAAGAATTAAGAAAAATATCTCTCAAGAAGATTTGGCAAATATTTTATCAGTTAATAGAGCTACTATTGCAAATTATGAGAGTGGACGAAGAGCATTGACTATTGATAAATTAGAAGAACTTTTAAATGCACTTGATACAAGTTTAGCTGATTTTTTTAATTCAAATAATTTAGAAAAAACTGAAGTGAAACCTCAAGAACTAAAAAAAATTCCAATTCTTTCTGATGTGAGTGCTGGGTATGGAAAAGAAGCTTTAGAAGATGCAACACATTGGATAAAACTTCCAACTAGTATCGCTAGAAATGCAACTTTTGGAACTTTTGTTGCTGGTGATTCAATGGAACCAAAAATAAATGATGGAGATCTTTTACTTGTTCAAGATACCCCACAACTTGATAGTGGTGAAATTGGTGTTTTCCTTTTAAATGAAAAAGTTTATTGTAAAAGATTCCACTATAACCCAATTACCAAAGAACTTGTTTTAAAATCATTAAATACTAATTATAAACCTATGTATATTAGTAGAGATGATGATTTTAGGATTATTGGAAAAGTTGTAGGTATTTATGATTATACAGTTTAG
- a CDS encoding phage integrase N-terminal SAM-like domain-containing protein codes for MEENNKFYLDLLSLQSEMSYREYSISTQTTYKRIVKEFLETTNKEVIDVKKEDVIRYLDNKLMTLSVNTVLVELNALEFFFEEILGLNITENIRKYKRVFKTKDFITIEQFNILTASVFERERLMYMVLKELGLFFKEIVKIKVEDIDYQNVTISGRRVSKDLIKDLLQYAEKHELENEIFPLDLSTLWYWNKVNTKKYLGRVCNLDDMKHSLALELYIKQGKEEEAVEYLRLKSVYSLRQYYKRAGYQYFNY; via the coding sequence ATGGAGGAAAACAATAAATTTTATTTGGATTTATTAAGTTTACAGTCGGAAATGAGCTACAGAGAGTATTCAATCTCAACTCAAACAACATACAAAAGAATAGTAAAAGAATTTTTAGAAACAACAAATAAGGAAGTGATAGATGTAAAAAAGGAAGATGTAATCAGATATTTAGACAACAAGTTAATGACATTATCAGTTAATACTGTGCTTGTGGAACTTAATGCTTTGGAGTTTTTCTTTGAAGAAATACTAGGCTTAAATATAACTGAAAATATTAGGAAGTATAAAAGAGTTTTTAAAACTAAGGATTTTATAACAATAGAGCAGTTTAATATATTAACAGCTTCAGTGTTTGAAAGAGAAAGACTTATGTATATGGTTCTTAAAGAGTTAGGGTTATTTTTCAAAGAGATTGTAAAAATAAAAGTTGAAGATATTGACTATCAAAATGTAACAATATCAGGAAGGAGAGTAAGCAAGGATTTAATAAAGGATTTATTGCAATATGCTGAAAAGCATGAGTTAGAAAATGAAATTTTTCCACTTGATTTAAGTACATTGTGGTACTGGAATAAAGTGAATACTAAAAAATACCTTGGAAGAGTTTGTAATCTTGATGATATGAAACATTCACTAGCATTGGAGTTATATATCAAACAAGGTAAAGAAGAGGAGGCAGTGGAGTATTTAAGATTAAAAAGTGTGTATAGTTTAAGACAATATTATAAGAGAGCAGGTTATCAATATTTTAATTATTAG
- a CDS encoding Mu transposase C-terminal domain-containing protein, with amino-acid sequence MTKEYLLEDLQRLFEKTRTQALRFAQLQGWTVVKKKIGKVYKNVYDASEVDAYRNSLVEVKEEKEKKVATRTVAKREATAIDELPDWNQRVANARFILCIKLGEKYEEGGDSKEEIIKKFVNDVDRNYPQQMEILKKLTVPTLRRWWGVYIKNKHNPLALASGHGTTKGIRRVEKEVLEFAKMLYFSKNKPKISFVFERVVTRYGLEAISYATLRNYLNKDINIIEKDKARMGNKEFKDTYTPFIERSYEDIKAGEVWMSDGHDLEMMCYQGDKKKSNGERYFGSPKLIVWIDVKSRFIVGWSLAWSETTEAIAIALKRGIEKYGVPKNLYTDNGKAYKSKVLKGTDELDGIYASLGIDVDHAKAYNAQAKHIERWFVDFKESFTKQFTTYKGGNIIERPEHLRSFAMQKLDKGEILEQWELEELIEKFIETKNHNYYALRRAAGLKAHRGRGMNNRTPLEVFQEENPLANRKMLSDQELRLLFLYEEIRTIKQNGIEFMGNTYVNEYLYYHQTEKAKIKYDPHDLTYIYVYQETGEFLCKAEQLGLAGWKDVTAIKTHKKRLQKISKLSKEIMGIREDIRDDLNLIDGTIVEDTKVIENKSKKEKILIGEGVYLED; translated from the coding sequence ATGACAAAAGAATACTTATTAGAAGATTTACAAAGACTCTTTGAAAAAACTAGAACTCAAGCTTTAAGATTTGCACAGCTACAAGGCTGGACTGTTGTAAAGAAAAAAATAGGAAAAGTTTATAAAAATGTATATGACGCTTCTGAAGTGGATGCTTATAGAAATTCACTAGTGGAAGTTAAGGAAGAAAAAGAAAAAAAGGTAGCAACTAGAACAGTAGCAAAAAGAGAAGCAACAGCAATTGATGAGCTACCAGATTGGAATCAACGAGTTGCTAATGCAAGGTTTATTCTTTGTATAAAGCTAGGAGAAAAGTATGAGGAAGGTGGAGATAGCAAAGAAGAAATAATAAAAAAGTTTGTAAATGATGTAGATAGGAACTATCCTCAACAAATGGAGATTTTAAAGAAGTTGACAGTGCCTACACTTCGTAGATGGTGGGGAGTATATATAAAAAATAAACATAATCCATTGGCTTTAGCTTCTGGACATGGAACAACTAAAGGAATAAGAAGAGTAGAAAAAGAAGTTTTAGAATTTGCTAAAATGCTATATTTTAGTAAAAATAAACCAAAAATTTCATTTGTATTTGAAAGAGTTGTTACAAGATATGGACTTGAAGCAATTAGCTATGCTACTCTAAGAAACTATCTTAATAAAGATATAAATATTATTGAGAAAGATAAAGCAAGAATGGGAAACAAAGAGTTTAAAGATACTTATACACCATTTATTGAAAGAAGCTACGAAGATATAAAAGCTGGAGAAGTTTGGATGTCGGATGGACATGACTTAGAAATGATGTGTTATCAAGGTGACAAGAAAAAATCAAATGGAGAAAGATATTTTGGATCTCCAAAGTTGATAGTTTGGATTGATGTGAAAAGCAGATTTATAGTGGGGTGGAGTTTGGCTTGGAGTGAAACAACTGAAGCTATTGCAATAGCCCTAAAAAGAGGAATTGAGAAATATGGAGTTCCCAAAAATCTTTATACAGATAATGGTAAAGCATATAAATCTAAGGTCTTAAAAGGGACTGATGAGCTTGATGGAATATATGCAAGTTTAGGAATAGATGTAGACCATGCAAAAGCATACAATGCTCAAGCTAAGCACATAGAAAGATGGTTTGTAGACTTTAAAGAAAGTTTTACAAAACAATTTACAACTTATAAAGGTGGAAATATTATAGAAAGACCTGAGCATCTTAGAAGTTTTGCAATGCAAAAACTAGATAAGGGAGAAATCTTAGAACAGTGGGAACTTGAAGAGCTAATAGAAAAGTTTATAGAAACTAAAAACCATAATTATTATGCTTTAAGAAGGGCTGCTGGGCTAAAAGCACACAGAGGTAGAGGAATGAATAATAGAACACCACTTGAAGTGTTCCAGGAAGAAAATCCACTTGCAAATAGAAAAATGCTATCAGATCAAGAGCTTAGATTACTGTTCTTATATGAAGAAATAAGAACTATAAAACAAAATGGTATTGAATTTATGGGAAATACTTATGTAAATGAATACTTATATTATCATCAGACAGAAAAAGCAAAAATTAAGTATGACCCCCACGATCTAACTTACATTTATGTATATCAAGAAACTGGTGAATTTCTTTGTAAAGCTGAACAACTTGGACTTGCTGGTTGGAAAGATGTTACAGCAATTAAGACACATAAGAAAAGATTACAAAAAATTAGCAAGTTAAGTAAAGAAATTATGGGAATAAGAGAAGACATAAGAGATGATTTAAATCTAATTGATGGCACAATAGTTGAAGATACTAAGGTTATAGAAAATAAAAGTAAAAAAGAAAAAATACTCATAGGTGAAGGAGTATATTTAGAAGATTAG
- a CDS encoding AAA family ATPase, giving the protein MEELRARLEIFSEENNMSYTKIAKAMGVGASTLSEWRKGTYTGDNEAFSEKVEDFLNRHKRKIKRINFSINTESKKRVFHVLNTIKNYVSSNITEGIIESAKIGYIYGRAGLGKTHALQEWLKTYKGRGVLITAENGISSVGLIKKLAKELKLDTSGSSEILKDRIKDAVKLTETIIIIDEGEHLKANVIDIIRSIADQTGIGVVIAGTEALKSKILSRKKEYEYLSSRAVVNITLKDLAIDDVSSIVKEFLKNETELYKESELQTLISYINIQARGSARNLANVLTASYEIALQNNSLKIEKKYIDAALSTLAL; this is encoded by the coding sequence ATGGAAGAGTTAAGAGCAAGGTTAGAAATATTTTCTGAGGAAAATAATATGAGTTATACAAAAATAGCAAAAGCTATGGGAGTAGGAGCAAGTACATTATCTGAGTGGAGAAAAGGGACATATACTGGAGATAATGAAGCCTTTTCAGAAAAAGTAGAAGACTTTTTAAATAGACATAAAAGAAAAATAAAAAGAATAAATTTTTCTATAAATACAGAATCAAAAAAGAGAGTATTTCATGTATTAAATACTATAAAAAATTATGTAAGTTCTAACATAACAGAAGGAATTATAGAAAGTGCAAAAATAGGATATATCTATGGGAGAGCAGGACTTGGAAAGACACATGCTCTACAAGAATGGTTAAAAACTTACAAAGGTAGAGGAGTTTTAATAACAGCAGAAAATGGAATATCTAGTGTAGGGCTTATTAAAAAGTTAGCAAAAGAGCTAAAACTTGATACAAGTGGAAGTTCTGAAATTCTAAAAGATAGAATAAAAGATGCTGTAAAACTAACAGAAACCATCATAATTATTGACGAAGGAGAACACTTAAAAGCAAATGTAATTGATATTATCAGAAGTATAGCAGACCAAACAGGGATTGGTGTGGTTATTGCTGGAACTGAAGCATTAAAAAGTAAAATTTTATCAAGAAAAAAAGAATATGAATATTTATCAAGTCGTGCAGTTGTAAATATAACACTAAAAGATTTAGCAATAGATGATGTTTCAAGTATTGTGAAAGAATTTTTAAAAAATGAAACAGAATTATATAAAGAAAGTGAATTGCAGACATTAATAAGCTATATAAATATACAAGCAAGAGGATCAGCAAGAAACTTAGCAAATGTTTTAACAGCAAGCTATGAAATAGCTTTACAAAACAATTCATTAAAGATTGAAAAAAAATATATAGATGCAGCATTATCAACATTAGCATTATAA
- a CDS encoding DUF3164 family protein, translated as MNLENMTAEEKEILRKQLLEEDRQKKAERKAKVDAYKNLVDETVINEIDKIKNISAQIMMLKKEVFDDFKSILELKAELYGVKDNQQSHTFTTSDGKISITLGYRMLDSFDDTVHAGIEKVKNYIYKTVQGENTHLLEIVNLLLKKDKNGNLKASRVMELEKIAGNINDVELTEGVQIIKEAWKPQRSKTFIEAYYKDENGNKINIPLSMTTVMEDVKNEGDKETSN; from the coding sequence ATGAATTTAGAAAATATGACAGCTGAAGAAAAAGAAATATTAAGAAAACAATTATTAGAGGAAGATAGACAGAAAAAAGCTGAGAGAAAAGCAAAGGTGGATGCTTATAAAAATCTTGTTGATGAAACTGTAATAAATGAAATAGATAAAATAAAAAATATTTCAGCACAAATAATGATGTTAAAAAAAGAAGTGTTTGATGACTTTAAAAGTATCTTAGAGCTAAAAGCAGAACTTTATGGAGTAAAAGATAATCAACAATCTCACACATTTACAACAAGTGATGGGAAAATATCTATAACATTGGGTTATAGAATGCTTGATAGCTTTGACGATACAGTTCATGCTGGAATAGAAAAGGTTAAGAACTATATTTATAAAACTGTTCAGGGAGAAAATACACATTTATTAGAAATAGTTAATTTGTTATTAAAAAAAGATAAGAATGGGAATTTAAAGGCTTCAAGAGTTATGGAGTTAGAAAAGATAGCTGGTAATATAAATGATGTTGAACTAACAGAAGGAGTTCAAATAATTAAAGAGGCTTGGAAGCCTCAAAGGTCTAAAACATTTATAGAGGCATATTATAAAGATGAAAATGGTAATAAAATTAATATCCCTCTTTCTATGACTACTGTTATGGAGGACGTTAAAAATGAAGGAGATAAAGAAACATCAAATTAA
- a CDS encoding phage protein GemA/Gp16 family protein, translated as MKEIKKHQIKYIHTLKHKVGLKDEEYRILLKSKFNKKSSKDLSYNQAEILIKIFERLINNYATEKQINKFNTLYSKVYYEKNKKKFIEQYLGKDKTVDNMTVKECSKLIYILEEIVDWQEKRKLNYSKINKGEE; from the coding sequence ATGAAGGAGATAAAGAAACATCAAATTAAATACATTCATACATTAAAGCACAAAGTAGGCTTAAAAGATGAAGAGTATAGAATACTCTTAAAAAGTAAATTTAATAAAAAATCTAGTAAGGATCTCAGCTATAATCAGGCTGAGATCCTTATAAAAATATTTGAAAGGTTAATAAATAATTATGCAACAGAAAAGCAAATAAATAAGTTTAATACTTTATATAGTAAAGTCTACTATGAGAAAAATAAGAAGAAATTTATAGAACAATATCTAGGAAAAGATAAAACAGTGGATAATATGACAGTTAAGGAATGTAGTAAATTAATTTATATTCTTGAAGAGATAGTAGACTGGCAAGAGAAAAGAAAATTGAATTATTCTAAAATAAATAAAGGAGAAGAATGA
- a CDS encoding sigma-70 family RNA polymerase sigma factor, which produces MESKEVLELIRKAKSGDNEATEKLIEQYMNAVRKINNKWGGTDDGFQEGILGIYEAIKTYDFSYNTKFLTHLYPNIEARIRRFIDKENYRVSYNAISEIKKGRRDKVQFQTYEGLEIEDKNINNVDLENKTFVAKLLDCCTKQEKYIIKKLYFDGYSGKEVAKQLKVSRQRVHIAKHNALAKMRKVLNGN; this is translated from the coding sequence ATGGAGAGTAAAGAAGTATTAGAACTAATTCGTAAAGCTAAATCTGGAGATAATGAAGCAACTGAAAAGCTTATTGAACAATATATGAATGCAGTTAGAAAGATAAATAATAAATGGGGTGGAACAGATGATGGATTCCAGGAAGGGATACTTGGAATCTATGAAGCTATAAAAACTTATGATTTTAGTTATAATACTAAGTTTCTCACTCACTTATATCCCAACATTGAAGCTAGAATACGAAGATTTATAGATAAAGAAAATTATAGGGTTTCATATAATGCTATCAGTGAAATCAAGAAAGGAAGGAGGGATAAAGTACAATTTCAAACTTATGAAGGTTTAGAAATTGAGGATAAAAATATAAATAATGTAGATTTAGAAAATAAAACATTTGTGGCTAAATTGCTGGATTGCTGTACAAAGCAAGAAAAATATATTATTAAAAAGTTATACTTCGATGGATATTCTGGAAAAGAGGTTGCAAAACAACTGAAAGTTAGCAGACAAAGGGTGCATATAGCGAAACATAATGCACTAGCAAAGATGAGGAAGGTACTGAATGGAAACTAA
- a CDS encoding DNA adenine methylase yields MKIQKPFKYMGSKGRFYNEIKEIFLLNKKNTYVDLFAGGMEIAVNLKEDIKDLKVTANVKDEHIESFLKCNKMAIKKYNELVNFLYKDIEKISSRFLFADKEKWQIIKNRYKEFWNDNKLNFSEDERKMVELLASMNKGYSLSNSFFSIQKMEKIKIYLKKLKNIDITHNYFNESWSYKDSFILLDPPYLCGTELVKTGKKGYNYSNIWTEKDDARLVKFIKNNLKNNNVFMIFGSLENNLSKLLQKAFDVDFVVKKYKKSIFGISLDRAEWYCIIK; encoded by the coding sequence ATGAAGATACAAAAGCCTTTTAAATATATGGGAAGCAAGGGAAGATTTTACAATGAAATAAAAGAAATATTTTTACTAAATAAGAAAAATACTTATGTTGATTTATTTGCTGGTGGAATGGAAATAGCAGTAAATTTAAAAGAGGATATTAAAGATTTAAAAGTAACAGCAAATGTTAAAGATGAGCATATTGAAAGTTTCTTGAAGTGTAATAAAATGGCTATAAAAAAATACAATGAATTAGTTAATTTTCTATATAAAGATATTGAAAAAATATCATCAAGGTTTTTATTTGCTGATAAAGAAAAATGGCAAATTATAAAAAATAGATATAAAGAGTTTTGGAATGATAATAAACTTAACTTTTCAGAAGATGAAAGAAAAATGGTAGAATTATTAGCAAGTATGAATAAGGGATACTCTTTATCAAACAGTTTTTTCTCTATACAAAAAATGGAGAAAATAAAAATATACTTAAAAAAATTAAAAAATATAGATATAACACATAACTATTTTAATGAAAGTTGGAGCTATAAAGATAGTTTTATACTATTAGATCCCCCTTACTTGTGTGGAACAGAACTAGTAAAAACTGGTAAAAAAGGTTATAATTATAGTAATATCTGGACCGAAAAAGATGATGCCAGGCTTGTGAAGTTTATAAAGAATAATCTAAAAAATAATAATGTATTTATGATATTTGGAAGTCTTGAAAATAATCTTTCAAAGTTGCTTCAGAAGGCTTTTGATGTAGATTTTGTAGTAAAGAAATATAAAAAATCTATTTTTGGCATTTCTTTGGATAGAGCTGAGTGGTATTGTATTATAAAGTAA
- a CDS encoding SHOCT domain-containing protein — MFGLFGEKGTCSICGKEKTHKKLNDGFICSKCLDLCGNNRNTFKKLENTTTAEILEEIEKEKQANLDIANFVATRGVGKLIKFDDNAKKILFPKTLLTKARIYNYSELLEYEILEDGNTITKGGLGSAVVGGALFGGIGAVVGGLTGGKKSKEVVRSLKVKIVLDNKIVPAEYIELLKTEFKKDGFVYRAAKQEAENIVAILASISAENEKNKESSNTPVLNNDPITEIKRYKELLDSGIITQEEFDKKKQELLNL, encoded by the coding sequence ATGTTCGGATTATTTGGGGAAAAGGGTACATGTTCAATCTGTGGAAAAGAAAAGACACATAAAAAACTAAATGATGGCTTTATATGTAGTAAATGTCTAGATTTGTGTGGTAATAATAGAAATACTTTTAAAAAATTAGAAAACACAACAACAGCTGAAATTCTTGAAGAAATTGAAAAAGAAAAGCAAGCAAATTTGGATATAGCAAATTTTGTTGCAACAAGAGGAGTAGGAAAATTAATAAAATTTGATGATAATGCTAAAAAGATATTATTCCCAAAAACATTGTTAACAAAAGCTAGAATTTATAATTACTCTGAGTTATTAGAGTATGAAATTCTTGAAGATGGTAATACTATAACAAAAGGTGGGCTTGGAAGTGCAGTAGTTGGAGGAGCACTTTTTGGTGGAATAGGAGCAGTAGTTGGAGGACTTACTGGTGGAAAAAAATCAAAAGAAGTTGTTAGAAGTCTAAAAGTTAAGATTGTTTTAGATAATAAGATAGTTCCAGCTGAGTATATAGAGCTATTGAAAACAGAATTTAAAAAAGATGGTTTTGTGTATAGAGCAGCCAAGCAAGAAGCTGAGAATATTGTTGCAATTTTAGCTTCTATCAGTGCTGAAAATGAAAAAAATAAAGAAAGTAGTAATACTCCTGTTCTAAATAATGATCCAATTACAGAAATAAAAAGATATAAAGAACTTTTAGATAGTGGAATCATTACACAAGAAGAGTTTGATAAGAAAAAACAAGAATTATTAAATTTATAA
- a CDS encoding helix-turn-helix domain-containing protein, whose translation MPKKYISVAQAAKRLKVSIGTIYNYCRIGTLGYRCIQNQKKNTWQVDLESLELLEENSTYKSTLQVKKDNQYSLF comes from the coding sequence ATGCCCAAGAAATACATAAGTGTAGCTCAAGCAGCAAAAAGGCTGAAAGTTTCAATTGGAACAATATATAATTATTGTAGAATTGGAACTTTGGGATATAGATGTATCCAAAATCAAAAAAAGAATACATGGCAAGTTGATTTAGAAAGTCTTGAATTGCTTGAAGAAAATAGCACATATAAAAGTACCCTTCAAGTAAAAAAAGATAATCAATATAGCCTATTTTAA
- a CDS encoding DNA adenine methylase: MARIKPPFPYFGSKGRFYKEIKEIFQENYRGNFIDLFAGAMEIPLSFKNEFKELKVLANIKDEKIECFLTTNAVDTYKKGLEYIKHDLKINARNLYENNRQAFEEVNKRFKNIFSECCPCCGKKLSTREKHEVFNENEKRILRSLMGFGGNGTTLTNAFYSEEKIKKLELYIEALKTIKITTDLFDENWEFKNSFIFLDPPYIRKTNVGEEGFIGYNYADDKGIDWTIKDDERLIEFIKRNQNKNNVFLVFGSVDNNLSGLLKENFKCEFIIKEYQKQMFGKLGNKAEYFCLIK, translated from the coding sequence ATGGCAAGAATAAAGCCTCCATTTCCATATTTTGGAAGCAAAGGAAGATTTTATAAAGAAATAAAAGAAATTTTTCAAGAAAATTATAGAGGAAATTTTATTGATTTATTTGCTGGTGCTATGGAGATTCCATTATCATTTAAGAATGAGTTTAAGGAATTAAAAGTGTTAGCAAATATAAAAGATGAAAAAATAGAATGTTTTTTAACAACAAATGCTGTGGATACATATAAAAAAGGACTTGAATACATAAAGCATGACTTAAAAATAAATGCTAGAAACTTATATGAAAATAATAGACAAGCATTTGAAGAAGTAAACAAAAGATTTAAAAATATATTTTCTGAATGCTGTCCCTGTTGTGGTAAGAAACTAAGTACAAGAGAAAAGCATGAAGTTTTTAATGAAAATGAAAAAAGAATTTTAAGAAGTTTAATGGGCTTTGGAGGAAATGGGACAACATTAACAAATGCCTTTTACTCAGAAGAAAAAATAAAAAAATTAGAACTTTATATAGAAGCATTAAAAACTATAAAAATAACAACTGATTTATTTGATGAAAATTGGGAATTTAAAAATAGTTTTATATTCCTAGATCCACCATATATTCGTAAGACGAATGTAGGAGAGGAAGGATTTATAGGCTATAACTATGCAGATGATAAAGGCATAGATTGGACAATAAAAGATGATGAAAGACTTATAGAGTTCATTAAAAGAAATCAAAATAAAAATAATGTATTTCTTGTATTTGGAAGTGTAGACAATAATCTATCAGGATTATTAAAAGAAAACTTTAAATGTGAATTTATTATAAAAGAATATCAGAAGCAAATGTTTGGAAAATTAGGAAATAAAGCTGAATATTTTTGCTTAATAAAATAA
- a CDS encoding helix-turn-helix domain-containing protein, with amino-acid sequence MDLELLKAKKLYAQGNTAQKIASALNKSPGTIYRWIKENKEEFEEARKLAGMTLDDVIDLLDETHKKILIEISKNPEQFKDPKTADALVKVASVVEKVTARSEKKKEQAKKEVEEERGVLIVDDIKEEEKTT; translated from the coding sequence ATGGACTTAGAGTTATTAAAAGCTAAAAAGCTATATGCCCAAGGAAATACAGCTCAAAAAATAGCTAGTGCTTTAAATAAGTCCCCAGGCACTATCTATCGTTGGATAAAAGAAAATAAGGAAGAATTTGAAGAAGCTAGAAAATTGGCTGGAATGACATTAGATGATGTAATTGATTTACTTGATGAAACTCATAAAAAAATATTAATAGAAATTTCTAAAAATCCTGAACAATTTAAAGATCCAAAAACTGCTGATGCTTTGGTTAAAGTTGCAAGTGTAGTAGAAAAAGTAACAGCAAGAAGTGAAAAGAAAAAAGAACAAGCTAAAAAAGAAGTTGAAGAAGAAAGAGGGGTGTTAATAGTTGATGACATCAAAGAAGAAGAGAAAACAACTTAA